GCTGGATGCCAGCAAGGACCAGAGTTATTTCCTGCACCGGCTTAATCAGGCGCAACTGTCCAAGGCTTTGTTTCCATTGGGTGAAATAGACAAAACCGAAGTGCGCCAGATTGCCCATAAGCTGGGTCTGCCCAATGCGGCGAAAAAGGATTCCACCGGCATCTGCTTTATCGGTGAGCGTCCCTTCCGGGAGTTCCTGAACCGCTATCTGCCAACCAATCCAGGTCCCATTCTTACCGATGATGGTCAGCAGGTGGGGCAGCATCACGGGCTAGCCTTCTATACCCTGGGCCAGCGCAAGGGATTGGGCATCGGCGGCATCAAAGGCCGGCAGAATGACGACGGCATCGCCGACGCCTGGTACGTTGCGCGCAAAGATTTGCAAAACAACACGCTGTATGTTGTATCGGGCCATGATCATCCATGGCTGCTGCAGCATGAGGTACAGGCCGAGGATGTCAGCTGGGTAGCCGGACATGCCCCTGTCGCAGGACCGTATGGCGCCAAGACACGCTATCGGCAGGCAGACGCGCCGTGTGAACTGCTCCCGGGCAGCGATCCCGGGCGATTGCATTTGAAATTTCCCCAGGCACAATGGCTGTTACACCCGGTCAGTCCAGCGTTCTATATGACGGCGATATCTGTCTGGGTGGCGGCATTATTGCCTGAAGTTCGCTCGGCAGGGCAACGACCGTCTGCCGCTAATTCTCACTTTTATTTTTTTATTTCATTATGAATATTTCAGATTCGATTACCCCGCTCAATGCGTTATCCCCGCTGGACGGTCGTTATGCCTCTCGTGCAGCCGCCTTGCGGCCCTTTCTGTCAGAGGCCGGCTTCATGGCGCATCGTGTGGAAGTCGAGGTTTCCTGGCTGATCGCTTTGTCGCAGGCTGGCCTGAACGAGTTGCCGGCGTTCTCTGCCGATGCCGAAAACGCCTTGCGCAGTTGGGTGCAGGATTTCAGCGAAGCCGATGCCCAGCGCATCAAGGATATTGAGAAAAAAACCAACCATGACGTCAAGGCCGTGGAGTATTGGCTTAAAGAGAAAGCGGCGGGTAATGATGAATTGTCGGCCGCGGCCGAATTCATCCACTTTGCCTGCACGTCGGAAGATATCAATAATACGTCGCACGCCCTGATGCTGACACGTGCGCGTGACCAGGTGATTGTACCTGCGCTGCAGAACCTGCTATCGATGCTCAAGGATGATGCCCGCCAGTTTGCACAGCAACCCATGCTGGCCCGCACGCACGGTCAGCCAGCCAGCCCAACTACCATGGGCAAGGAATTTGCCAACGTGGCGGCGCGCCTGGAGACTGCGATTGCCGCTATTTGCGCAGTCAAGCCCCTGGCCAAGCTCAATGGTGCAACCGGCAACTATAACGCACACTACTCGGCCTATCCGGAACTGGACTGGCCTGCGCTGAGCAAAAAAGTGCTCGCCGATTTGTCTCTCACACAGAATCCCTATACCATCCAGATCGAACCGCATGACTGGATGGCTGCGCTGTTTGATGCCATTGCGCGCGCCAACACCATTTTGCTTGATCTGAACCGGGACATCTGGGGTTATATCGCGCTGGGCTATTTCAAACAGCGTCTGCGCGAAGGAGAAGTGGGATCGTCAACCATGCCTCACAAGGTTAACCCGATTGACTTTGAAAATTCCGAAGGCAATATCGGGCTTGCCAACGCAGTGCTGAAACACTTGTCCGAAAAATTGCCGGTTTCCCGCTGGCAGCGTGACTTGACCGATTCCACTGTATTGCGCAACTTGGGTGTCGCCCTGGGTTATTGCATGGTAGCGTGGGACTCTTGCAGCAAGGGTCTTGGCAAGCTGGAACTCAATCCCCAGGCCATTGATCGCGATATTGACCAGTGCTGGGAAGTCCTGGCCGAGCCAGTTCAAACCGTGATGCGTCGTCATGGCCTGCCGGAACCCTACGAGCAGTTGAAAGCGCTGACGCGTGGTCGCGGGATTACCGAAGATGCATTGCGCTCGTTTGTCCAGGGGCTGCAATTGCCCGAGGATGCAAAGCAGCGGCTATTGCAGATGACGCCGCGCAGCTACATCGGCCTGGCAGCAGAACTGGCGGCCAAAATCTGATCAACACATCAGGTAGCCACAACAGTCAGCCGATACTGAACCGATGCCGGTTAAGAGGCGGCGCGGCATAATGTGACCTGACAACCGCAGGTTGCACGCCTACTTATTGAGTCAACCGGGCCCGCCCGGCACAAAAGGCAGTCGAACGTTGTATCGGCTGCCTTTTGTGCTTTTTGGCGATGGCAAATAATAAGGGATATGCGCTATCATAGGTGAGTCATTTCTCCGGGAGTCAATGTAATGAAAACATCGCTTGTTGTTGCTGCCTGTTTGACCTTGCTGTCTTTGACAGCGCATGCACAGTTTCTCGAACCCAAGGAAGCGAAGGATTATCGTCATCACGGCATGGAATTTATTGGGGACAATTTCAAACGCATGGGCCATATGGTCAAAGGTGAGCAGCCATACGACAAGGAGGCTTTCATCAAATACGCGAATCTGCTCAAGACGCTTGCACCATTGCCTTTTGAAGCTTTCTACAAAGGTACAGAGGGCGGGGATGCAAAAGATGAGGTGTTTTCAGATCCCGAAGGCTTTAATAAAGCCAAAGATAAAATGCTGGTTGCGGTAGACCGGCTTGCCGCCGAAGCGCCCTCTGGTGATATGAAAAAAATCAAGGTCGCTTTCGGCGGGGTTGGCCAAAGCTGCAAGGCCTGTCATGATAATTACCGCAAGGACGATTAAAGCCTGATGCGGGCTTGCCGGCAATGCCGGATGCCGCTGCGCTGCGGCCAATATATTGTTGCGCTGAAGGAACAGCCATGCCGCAGCCGGCTTATCGGACGTAAACGGATATTCCAGATGTAAAGGAACGTCACAGGGACAGCAACGGGCGGTTTTGCTGGGGTCGGCCAAGGCATCCATTGCCTGCGAGGCCAACCCCCGGGGCTGCTCAGAATCGCGAGAGCCAGAACACAAAGGCAGCGCACACTAATAATATGATGGATGCACGAATCGCGACGGCGGCATTATCCTGGCTGTGCGCTGGCGGTTTTGCCGCCACATTCCGATCTGCCGGTAGGTCGCCCGTTACCATGGCGCGTATCAGGGCTGCCGGCGAAACACACTGTAATAGGCAATTGCGCACAGGTGCAATGCTACCAGTGCAACCAGTATCCATTCGCTTGCGTGATGGATACTGTTGAAAAATCGGCTGAGCGAAGGATTCAGGCCGCTTAGCGGACCTTCGAAAAGAATGTCATCACTGGCAAAGAGCCCGCTGGTTGCCTGCAATCCGAAAGCCAGCAGCATGGCAACCACAGACCATGCGCCCAATGGGTTGTGGCCAGCCCATGTTGTTGTGCGTAATTTTGCGGCACGTAAATAGGCGGCAATTTTCCGTGGCCCCACGACAAATTGTGTAAACCGCGCGTAATACGGACCCATGAAGCCCCAGATAAGGCGGAAAAGTATGAGGGTAAGCACGGCATAGCCGAAACGGGAATGCCAGGTCATCCAGTCCAGGCCGGTTTCGGACAGCCAGCCTTCCGTAATACCGGCAGACTTGACGCAAAAATAGGCGCCTGCCACGCAAAAAACCAACAGCCAGTGAAACAGTCGCAAAGGCAGATCCCAGACTCTGATATTATTCATTCGTCATTTTCCAGCAGGTTGCTTTCGAGCCGAATTCCATTGCCCGACTTTACCGTTATTTTAACATTTGCAGTGTAATTGCCTCAGAGTTGGTCTATGATAAGCGAACTATTTAAATCAGCTTACAGGTACTCATGTCGCGTTCAACTAAAGTTCTTCTTGCGATCATTGCAGCAGCCGTGCTGGCAGGGTGTTCCTCGACCAAAACCGGCAGGGACCGCTCAATCAGCCATTCCCCGCGCGACCAAGTGCAGCGAATCGAGTATGACGAAAGCGCCTATGCCTTGCCGGTAGGGCAGCCCACCATGCTGGTGGGACGCGCGTTCATTTATGATGCCATTAACGGTGGGGAACGCAGCGGCGGGAATGTCGACGTCGTGCTCAATCCCGTATCGGCCATGAGTGACCAGTGGTTCAATGCAGTCTGTCGTCGCGGTAATGTACTGGCAGGCAAAGCAGACCCGCGCTACGCGGCCAGGGCCTATGCGTCCAAAACCAATTCTTTCGGCCAGTTTGCGTTCACCAACGTGCCTGCCGGCGAATATTACCTTACCACGCGGCTTTACTGGATGGATACCAAACCCTTCTCGGGCGCCGTCCAGTATGGCGGATTGCTGGCCAAAAAAGTACGGCTTGTTCCTGGGACAAATACAATCAATCTGTCCGACAGCGACAAATGCCGGGGTTATTTTCATTAATCATGCAGTTATCGGCTGATTTGCGGCAATGGGTGATCATCCATGTTATCCGGCGCCCAGCGTTTTTCTCCACATACAACTTGCTTCATTCACATTTTGCAATGAATTTACCCGGCTTTAATGATTAAATTCAGGCAGGAAAAGCTCTGCTTTGTGTTATTGCAGCATTTTTTTCATTTTATTAGAAAGGCAAACTATGAAATTAATTACGCTTGTTACGGTCGCTGCAGTGACGACCGCTGTTGCGGGATGCAGTTTTTTTGAAAAAAAGGCCACATCAGGAACCGTTGCCGCCACATCAACCACGCCCGGCGGCTCAGCGACCGCCGTTCAGACGACTGGTGCCGGTAATCTGGAAGTATATGTGGGTTCGACAGCCAAGCCTAAAGCGACCAAGGGCAAGTCAGCCAAAACCATTCCTCTGCAGGTTGGAGACCAGACTTACCAGGGTGTTGGTCCCATTCTTACCCGTGCCGATATCAAGAATGTTTTCGTGACCAAGGCTGGTGATCGTCCCGCTTTGGGGCTGCGCGTAACGCCAGAAGGCGCCCGCAAGCTGAACGCCGAAATTTCCGGCAAATCAGTCAAGGGGAAAATGGTTTTGGCCAGCCTGAACGACTCCATTTTTTCAACAACGATTGCTTCGCCTGGCGCCGTGGACGATGGCGTGCTGCTGATGCCCATGGCTACGTTGAATAACGCCAAAACAGCGGCAGACATTATTCGTGGTAAAAAATAAGATCATCCGGGTCTTCGGTTTTGATGTACCGGTTGCGTTGCTTGCAGTGTTCACTCTGAATATTGTTAACAATTGAGCGTTGTTTTTTCTCTGAATCTGTTGTAACGTAAACGGACGACTTTATGCGAAGTTGTTCTCAAATTAGTTTTAATTAGGAAATACTATGAAATTATCCAGAAAAGTTGCGTTGATTGTGCTTCCTCTGGCTGCGGTACTGGCCGGATGTAACTCAATGAAGACTGGTACCGAGAGCAGTCCCGGCACTGCACAGACCCCTGCTGCAAAAGGTACTGCAGTAGACGTATTCCTGGCTTCTGACAAAGTCATCAAAAGTTATCGTCCTGTTAAGCTGAGTGAGAAACAGACCATTTATGTTAGCAAAACACCAATCATCACTCGCGCCAATTTGACGAGCGTTGATCGTGTTCGCGACAGCCAGGGCCGTTCTTTTGTCAAACTGTCTCTGAATCCTGCCGGTGTTGCCGCTTTGAATGCAGCGCCCAAGGAACAGGGCTATGCGACAACCGTAGGTGGTCAGTTGGCTTCCCTCACGGGTATTCGCCAGAATAACGATTTCCTCTTCATGGTCCGGGATGATCAGGTTGCCGGATCCGTTGTCGAGGCCATCGCGCCAAAAACAGCAGCTAAATAATTTCAGCTGCCTGCATTGCCACCTGTTTTGTAAGTGGCAATACCAGCCTCGCCTTGTGGCGAGGCTTTTTTACGACCTTTGATATTGTCATGTATAAGTCGTATTCTATGGTGCTTGATGTCCAATAAAGGTGCACAATGCTGTCGCTATTTCCTGTTCGTTTTCTGGCATTTTTCCTCGTCATTCTCGGTACGGTGGTCTGCCTGGTCCTTGGCATAACCGTTGCCGCGGGATGGTATGTGGCTGCGCTCGTGTTTTTGCTACTGACAATGCTTGGCATTCATGATCTTATTCAGCCTCGTCATTCGGTTAAACGCAATTATCCGGTCATCGGCAACCTGCGCTTTGTGCTGGAATTCATTCGGCCCGAATTGCGCCAGTACTTCATCGAAAGCGATACCGATACGCTGCCCTTTTCGCGCGCACAACGCTCTATCGTTTATCAGCGGGCCAAACAGCAAATTGACAAGCGTCCCTTTGGGACGATAGAAAATGTCTACAGCGACGATTACGAATGGGTCAATCATTCCATGATGCCCAGTCATATTCCTGATCGCGATTTTCGGATCACCGTGGGACAGGGGCAGTGCAGTCAGCCCTATGACATATCCGTGTTCAACATTTCTGCAATGAGTTTTGGCGCGCTGTCGGCCAACGCTATCCGCTCGCTCAACCGCGGCGCCAAGGCAGGTGGGTTTGCCCATGACACAGGAGAAGGCGGAATCAGCAGCTATCACCTTGAAGCCGGTGGCGATCTGATCTGGAACATTGGTTCCGGTTACTTTGGTTGCAGGGATGAAAACGGACATTTTTCCGATAGCGCATTTGCCCAGAAAGCGACCATGCCTAATATAAAAATGATTGAAATCAAGCTGTCGCAGGGTGCCAAGCCGGGCCATGGTGGCATCCTGCCCGGTGCCAAAGTCACAGCTGAAATAGCTCAGGTGCGTGGCGTGACGCCAGGCGTTGACTGCGACTCGCCAGCGGCGCATTCGGCATTCAGTACGCCGGTCGAGCTATTGCAGTTTGTCCAGCGTCTGCGCCGGCTATCCGGCGGCAAGCCGGTGGGCTTTAAGTTGTGTATTGGCCATCCCTGGGAGTGGTTTGCCATCGTCAAGGCCATGCTGGAAACCGATATCACGCCAGACTTTATCGTGGTGGACGGTTCCGAAGGCGGAACCGGCGCAGCGCCCGTGGAGTTCGTCGATCATATGGGCGTGCCGCTTAAAGAGGCGTTGCGGTTGGTGCACAATGCGCTGGTCGGTGTCGGGTTGCGTGAGCGCATCAAGATTGGCGCATCGGGAAAAATTATTTCTGCCTTTGATATGCTCAGAACACTCGCGCTGGGCGCAGACTGGTGCAATAGCGCACGTGGCTTCATGTTTGCCGTAGGCTGTATTCAGGCACAGGCCTGTCATACCGGCAAGTGTCCTTCGGGCGTGGCTACCCAGGATCCTTCACGTCAGCGCGCCATTGTTGTGATGGATAAGGCAGACAGAGTGACGCATTTTCATCGCAATTCAGTGCATGCGCTGGCCGAGCTGCTGCAGGCCGCCGGGCTGACACACCCCAACCAATTGCGAGCGCATCATGTGGTGCGGCGTATATCCAGTTCCGAAGTCAAAGTACTGTCGGCGATATACCCGGAACTGGAAAAGGGCGACTTGCTCAAAGGCCGTTATCGTCTGAAGATTTTCGAGGTCTGCTGGCCGCTGGCTCAGGCGCATTCTTTTCAACCAGCGCGCTCCATTGATCTGGTCGCCAGCGAGATCAACACCGGCTATCAGGCTGGTGAGAAATCGGTAGAAAAGGATGCGCCGTTCGATAAGGCGCTGCAACCGCTTTAAATTGCTTGCCGTCAGGGCCGCAGGCGCAGCCCGGCGTCAAGAGTGCAAGGCGTACACGTTATCGGTTGACGCCTTGCAAGTGCGGGGTTGGTGATATTGCCCGGGCTTTCGCTACAGGCGGTCGCGGCAGCAGCTTATTGCGCGGCGGGTGCCGCTGGCTTGGCGGGTGTCTCTGGTGCAGCAGGGGTTGCTGGTGCAGATGATGCTGCCCGCGCCAGTTTTTCGCAATTTGCCGTGAAATCCTTGATGAAGCGGTTTTTTTCTGCGATTTTCTCTTTGGGCGTAGACCACAGCAGCTCGACAAACTCGATAAATGAGGAGACGCGTTCGTCTGGAATGGCCGTGTTGTTGCTGACTGCTTCGTTGGCTTCATCCTGCGTCTTGCCATTTATGCGCATATCATAAAGCTGCGCAATGATCTTGCCTGCATCGGTGCAGGTAAGCGTGACGGGCGCGGTATCAGTGCTGGCGTCCTCACCTTGCGCATTCTGGTAGGGGTCTTCCTGCTTGGGCGGCGGCGCTGGCGCTGGAGGAGGCTGGCGCAATTCTGACTGCTGCGGTAGTTCGACATCGTCGTCATTGAACAGTGTTGTCTCAATAATTTTCCACGCACCAAAGGCAATGGCTGTTGCAATCAGCAGCAAAATGAGCAACTTTATGAACGATTTCATGTATATCCTTACGCTTGTGAACGGAGGTACAAACCGCCGTTCCTGACTATGACGAATCAATATACTATAACTTATTTGTGGCGGTCAGAAAATTCAGTAACCGATAAACATATTTACGAAATCATACGGTCATCCTGCCGAGGTCGGCGTGGTGTTGGCATTGTCACAATTTACCTGTTTCAGCGAAAAGCAAGGGGCTAAACGGCCTAGCGGCTTGCCAGCAATTGCGGACAGCGATGGTCCTGGAAGTCTCCTTCAGACGACGCGCCGGGGCGGTGGGTCGCAAACAGTAGAAACTGCCGTTCAGACAAGGGGTAGAGCGCCAGACTGACATTGGCCATGTCCTGTCGTGCGTGTGCCAGCGTGGTGATGGTCAAGGCGATGGCGCCGCGCTGCTCAAGCTCGCCCAGCGACAGGGTCCGCGCCTGGTACGCATGGCCATTGATGCCACCCGGCACCGGTTGCCACTGCGAATTGAACTGCGATTGCATGGCAAGCAGGCGTTCGCGCAGGGCGGGGCGAATACATGAAATGTGGGTATGCAGATGATTCTGACTGCGGCCCGACTTTGAATTGATGGTAAAGGAATAGTCCTGCACGGGGATGGCTCTGCCCAACAATCGATCCATGTAATGGCGAGCGTGCCAGGCTTGCGCAAAATACGGGGTACGGCTTGCACTCAGCAGCGTCGGATCTTCCAGACCCGTCACGTGCCGGGTGGGCATATGCAAATATTGTAACGGTCCGTTTTTGTCCTTGAAGATGACGTAGCCCTTATCCATATCAACCTTGATGCATGGCAGGGGCGGATTCTTGCCGGCCAATTGATTGGGGATGCATTGGTCATGCACAAAATGCCAGAGTATGTCGCCGCGTGCCACCTGTTTGGTAGGCACTGCCGCCTTTGGTTCGGGAACAGCAGATGTATTGCATGCCGTCAGCAGGCTGACGGCCATGAGCATTGCGGCAAGCCCGCAACGGGACCGGACAGACATAATCACTCCTTGTTCAGCGTGCTTGCCAATTACTCCATGGGTTCGCGCATTTCAGTAATGTACGAATGGTCGGAGCGCATGACGACAAATACAAAAATGGCATTGGCGATGCCAAGGAAAAGAACAATCAACGGGACCGTACTGAAGGTAATCAACAGGCCGGTAATGACCGAACTGGCCACCAGGAAAATGGCATTCATGATATTGTTGGCAGCAATCACACGCGAGGAATGGGTTTTTGGTGTCTTTTGCTGGATCAGCACATAAAGCGGCACGCTGTACAGTCCGGCCGACATGCTCAGCAGGAACAGGCCGGCGATCAACAGCCAATTTGCAGGTAGCCTGATAAATTCGTGCAGCGCCAGCAGATGCGTGCCATTCAAATCATGGGCCAGAAAATACAGTGCAATGGAAAAGACGGTCATGCCGGCGGCGCCCACGGGAACGAGTTTGAGCACATTCAGCCCTTTTTTGCCGATCCAGCCGCAAAGGACAGAGCCAAATCCCACACCGATGGAAAATACGCCCAGCAGCAGGGTAGCAACCTGTTCGTCGCCACGCAGAATTTCCTTGGCAAAGACCGGGAATATATTCAGATACACCGCACCAAAAAACCACATCCAGCTGATCAGCAAAATGCTTTTGAACACATGCAGATCATGAAAGGCGTACTTGATGTTTTCTATCGTGCCGCCGATCGGATTCCAGTCCAGCTTCAGATCGGCAGCAGATACGGGGGTGGGCGGAA
Above is a window of Advenella kashmirensis WT001 DNA encoding:
- the purB gene encoding adenylosuccinate lyase, producing MNISDSITPLNALSPLDGRYASRAAALRPFLSEAGFMAHRVEVEVSWLIALSQAGLNELPAFSADAENALRSWVQDFSEADAQRIKDIEKKTNHDVKAVEYWLKEKAAGNDELSAAAEFIHFACTSEDINNTSHALMLTRARDQVIVPALQNLLSMLKDDARQFAQQPMLARTHGQPASPTTMGKEFANVAARLETAIAAICAVKPLAKLNGATGNYNAHYSAYPELDWPALSKKVLADLSLTQNPYTIQIEPHDWMAALFDAIARANTILLDLNRDIWGYIALGYFKQRLREGEVGSSTMPHKVNPIDFENSEGNIGLANAVLKHLSEKLPVSRWQRDLTDSTVLRNLGVALGYCMVAWDSCSKGLGKLELNPQAIDRDIDQCWEVLAEPVQTVMRRHGLPEPYEQLKALTRGRGITEDALRSFVQGLQLPEDAKQRLLQMTPRSYIGLAAELAAKI
- a CDS encoding c-type cytochrome, whose product is MKTSLVVAACLTLLSLTAHAQFLEPKEAKDYRHHGMEFIGDNFKRMGHMVKGEQPYDKEAFIKYANLLKTLAPLPFEAFYKGTEGGDAKDEVFSDPEGFNKAKDKMLVAVDRLAAEAPSGDMKKIKVAFGGVGQSCKACHDNYRKDD
- a CDS encoding cytochrome b/b6 domain-containing protein, whose translation is MNNIRVWDLPLRLFHWLLVFCVAGAYFCVKSAGITEGWLSETGLDWMTWHSRFGYAVLTLILFRLIWGFMGPYYARFTQFVVGPRKIAAYLRAAKLRTTTWAGHNPLGAWSVVAMLLAFGLQATSGLFASDDILFEGPLSGLNPSLSRFFNSIHHASEWILVALVALHLCAIAYYSVFRRQP
- a CDS encoding FMN-binding glutamate synthase family protein, translating into MLSLFPVRFLAFFLVILGTVVCLVLGITVAAGWYVAALVFLLLTMLGIHDLIQPRHSVKRNYPVIGNLRFVLEFIRPELRQYFIESDTDTLPFSRAQRSIVYQRAKQQIDKRPFGTIENVYSDDYEWVNHSMMPSHIPDRDFRITVGQGQCSQPYDISVFNISAMSFGALSANAIRSLNRGAKAGGFAHDTGEGGISSYHLEAGGDLIWNIGSGYFGCRDENGHFSDSAFAQKATMPNIKMIEIKLSQGAKPGHGGILPGAKVTAEIAQVRGVTPGVDCDSPAAHSAFSTPVELLQFVQRLRRLSGGKPVGFKLCIGHPWEWFAIVKAMLETDITPDFIVVDGSEGGTGAAPVEFVDHMGVPLKEALRLVHNALVGVGLRERIKIGASGKIISAFDMLRTLALGADWCNSARGFMFAVGCIQAQACHTGKCPSGVATQDPSRQRAIVVMDKADRVTHFHRNSVHALAELLQAAGLTHPNQLRAHHVVRRISSSEVKVLSAIYPELEKGDLLKGRYRLKIFEVCWPLAQAHSFQPARSIDLVASEINTGYQAGEKSVEKDAPFDKALQPL
- a CDS encoding CDP-diacylglycerol diphosphatase, translating into MSVRSRCGLAAMLMAVSLLTACNTSAVPEPKAAVPTKQVARGDILWHFVHDQCIPNQLAGKNPPLPCIKVDMDKGYVIFKDKNGPLQYLHMPTRHVTGLEDPTLLSASRTPYFAQAWHARHYMDRLLGRAIPVQDYSFTINSKSGRSQNHLHTHISCIRPALRERLLAMQSQFNSQWQPVPGGINGHAYQARTLSLGELEQRGAIALTITTLAHARQDMANVSLALYPLSERQFLLFATHRPGASSEGDFQDHRCPQLLASR
- a CDS encoding MFS transporter, whose product is MTNPSSHDTAKNGVASDDATHIMLQRRFAPYFWTQISGAANDNLFKFAVTIMLTYHVSVSWLPPEMAGVVINGMFIIPFLLLSAVSGQMSDKFEKARFMRWIKTAEIGIMALAAFALIYQHVYILLLCVLLMGIHSTVFGPVKFAYLPQVFHGTTLVSSNGWVEMGTFVAILLGNMAGGFMAGIEGFGYHYVAASCVLIAIAGRLCSGLVPPTPVSAADLKLDWNPIGGTIENIKYAFHDLHVFKSILLISWMWFFGAVYLNIFPVFAKEILRGDEQVATLLLGVFSIGVGFGSVLCGWIGKKGLNVLKLVPVGAAGMTVFSIALYFLAHDLNGTHLLALHEFIRLPANWLLIAGLFLLSMSAGLYSVPLYVLIQQKTPKTHSSRVIAANNIMNAIFLVASSVITGLLITFSTVPLIVLFLGIANAIFVFVVMRSDHSYITEMREPME